Proteins from a genomic interval of Debaryomyces hansenii CBS767 chromosome E complete sequence:
- a CDS encoding DEHA2E03938p (weakly similar to CA0099|IPF11570 Candida albicans IPF11570): MVKLNDLVIFLCFINLGCSIALDYRKLGIDFPSRINLRSLRRMKKNSEIELKSLMSPFINEEQLDKDDTDDTDVDITDQLLLVPRNLLKSGILTKLGLEYLNRDSHLFNLTHKYQNIVIPKDSKNLFIFNTTDNLSIPKRAQNKFVELIQRSAPFNLPQYMKLVNFYAVIPKAYMTSHFNSSRNGLESVFSNGILEVPASKLPIFRKCISENKPLMVFLFNSGKRDDFKASSGTIMNIKNYITRNKQKASVSTFFDSFAYNWIDKINYASLIQSVFCTTNNKNMDESYCLKVQDKQTIHLFPAFYDIAKLSRTRHHLADLHSRQENQDLSEHLDANQAIKEAGDILYSAAQLINGTVYKFAGERFSNSERFNIDAKSKIHKLQDKLGEIPEILGDIKDTLEDPEQSPIINNFDGLKKIFKPNDEEGEETVNGNSFPSPRLRKIGLTGYSEQLKNRNLRKPDGGFSFPASLIKFADSMNTTPRKKWYSQVIYSPFKIDDNAADKSHNYIEDVDNTSLLKRSSIFSNDENCDKITWYNIFHYSIFGKPHFCLD; encoded by the coding sequence ATGgtgaaattaaatgatttagTTATATTCTTATGTTTCATCAACCTAGGATGTTCAATAGCCTTGGATTATCGGAAGCTTGGGATAGATTTCCCTTCAAGAATAAATCTTCGCAGCCTAAGACGCATGAAGAAGAACTCCGAAATAGAActaaaatcattaatgtCGCCATTTATCAATGAAGAGCAACTTGATAAGGATGATACGGATGATACGGATGTTGATATTACTGACCAATTGCTATTGGTACCtagaaatttattaaaatcgGGTATTTTAACAAAACTAGGACTCGAATATTTAAATCGAGATAGccatttgttcaatttgacacataaatatcaaaatatcgTCATTCCCAAGGACTCTAAGAActtattcatattcaatacAACGGATAATCTAAGTATTCCTAAGAGGGCTCAGAATAAATTTGTGGAGCTTATCCAAAGAAGTGCACCGTTTAACTTACCTCAGTATATGAAGTTGGTCAATTTTTATGCCGTTATCCCAAAAGCATACATGACGTCTCATTTCAATTCAAGTAGGAATGGTTTAGAATCTGTTTTTTCGAATGGAATCTTGGAAGTTCCGGCGTCCAAGTTGCCAATATTCAGAAAATGTATCAGTGAAAATAAACCTTTGATGGTTTTCCTATTCAATAGCGGTAAGCGTGATGATTTTAAAGCTTCATCAGGaacaataatgaatatcaaaaattatataacaAGAAATAAACAGAAGGCCAGTGTCTCAACATTCTTTGATTCGTTTGCGTACAACTGGAttgacaaaattaattatgCTAGCTTAATTCAATCAGTCTTTTGTacaacaaataataaaaacaTGGATGAAAGTTATTGCTTGAAAGTTCAAGATAAACAGACTATTCACTTATTTCCAGCATTCTATGATATAGCAAAACTTTCCAGAACTCGACACCATTTAGCCGACTTGCACCTGAGGCAAGAAAATCAGGATTTATCAGAACATTTGGACGCCAACCAAGCGATAAAAGAAGCTGGTGATATACTATATTCTGCTGCCCAGTTGATAAATGGAACAGTCTATAAGTTCGCAGGAGAACGATTTAGCAATTCAGAACGTTTTAATATTGATGCAAAGTCGAAAATCCATAAATTACAAGACAAGCTTGGCGAAATACCAGAAATATTAGGAGATATTAAAGACACATTGGAAGATCCAGAACAAAGTCCAATTATAAACAATTTCGATggtttgaaaaagatttttAAACCTAATGAcgaagaaggtgaagaaACTGTGAACGGTAATTCATTCCCTTCACCCAGACTTAGAAAAATAGGACTTACAGGGTATCTggaacaattgaaaaatcgAAATCTCCGAAAGCCAGACGGCGGCTTTCTGTTTCCTGCTTccttaattaaatttgctGATTCAATGAATACAACTCCACGGAAGAAATGGTATTCACAAGTCATATATTCGCCGTTTAAGATCGACGATAATGCAGCAGATAAGTCACATAACTACATCGAGGATGTCGATAATACCTCTTTACTTAAACGGCTGTCTATATTCAGCAACGACGAAAACTGTGATAAGATAACATGGTATAATATTTTCCACTATAGCATATTTGGGAAACCACACTTTTGTCTTGATTGa
- a CDS encoding DEHA2E04004p (highly similar to uniprot|Q12522 Saccharomyces cerevisiae YPR016C TIF6 Eukaryotic translation initiation factor 6) yields the protein MASRTQFENSNEVGVFSKLTNSYCLVAVGGSENFYSAFEAELGDVIPIVHTTIAGTRIVGRMTAGNRRGLLVPTQTTDQELMHLRNSLPDTVKIQRVEERLSALGNVICCNDYVALVHPDIERETEELIADVLGVEVFRQTIAGNVLVGSYCSLSNQGGLVHPQTSIQDQEELSSLLQVPLVAGTVNRGSAVVGAGMVVNDWLAVTGLDTTAPELSVVESIFRLQDAQPDSISGNLRDTLIETYS from the coding sequence ATGGCTAGTAGAAcacaatttgaaaattctaACGAAGTTGGTGTCTTTTCCAAGTTAACCAACTCGTACTGTCTTGTCGCCGTTGGTGGATCAGAAAACTTTTATTCTGCTTTTGAAGCCGAATTAGGTGATGTTATCCCAATTGTTCACACAACTATTGCTGGTACCCGTATAGTCGGTAGAATGACTGCTGGTAACAGACGTGGTTTGTTGGTTCCAACTCAAACAACCGATCAAGAATTAATGCATTTAAGAAACTCCTTACCGGATACTGtcaaaattcaaagagttgaagaaagattATCAGCTTTAGGTAATGTTATCTGTTGTAATGATTACGTTGCATTAGTTCACccagatattgaaagagaaactgaagaattaattgctGATGTATTAGGTGTTGAAGTTTTCCGTCAAACTATTGCAGGTAATGTTTTAGTTGGTTCGTACTGTTCCTTGTCCAACCAAGGGGGTTTAGTGCATCCACAAACATCTATCCAagatcaagaagaattgtcatcattattacaAGTTCCATTAGTTGCAGGTACTGTTAACAGAGGTTCTGCCGTTGTTGGTGCTGGAATGGTTGTTAATGATTGGTTAGCTGTCACCGGTTTAGATACCACTGCTCCAGAATTATCTGTTGTTGAATCTATATTTAGATTGCAAGATGCTCAACCAGACTCTATATCTGGTAACTTGAGAGATACTTTGATCGAAACTTACTCATAA
- a CDS encoding DEHA2E03960p (similar to uniprot|P39719 Saccharomyces cerevisiae YAL053W): MKWNIIWVLVMMMVGVTMGASDDKGKKGNYIKSTSLLTCMENSLFTASHFDVVFYPDSGKVFFDITAISNIDGKIAAQIDVIAYGLNVLTRNISFCDLNFETICPLTSGHMELDSHYDLSKSITKEIPGVAYTIPDLDARVRVVVYDAEDNTKQYACVEAVLSNGKTVQTKYAAWPIAAISGLGVITSGVVSIIGHSNTAAHIASNSMSLFVYFQSLAITSMMAVAMVPPIAAAWAQNFQWSLGIIKVGFVQNIANWYMQATGGTPTDILASSYLSISVQKNKFKRSAEYLLNTLIDKQRANDHLTLFKRASISLDSDDFGYGDSLDSSLYSVNEKDDDLSSKILVLRGIQRISYLAGIEITSLFMTSIMFLLFVAFVLVVCISAFKAIMEICIRAKFINEGKFNEYRQQWRYIIKGSLYRLLLIAFPQLSVMCIWEFTTHDSGGTVVVAVFLLAVVLILLVQAAIRVYLLGRRSVRQFKNAAYLLYGDGKFLNKFGFVYVHFRADCYYFVMINLIYIFLKSLFVAVLQKQGKAQSVIVFAIELIYCILLCWVRPFMDKRTNAFNITISVINAINALFFMFFSYIFKQPHIVASVMAIVYFILNAVFALFLLLFTIVTCVLALVYKNPDTRYQPMKDDRVSFLPRFDRKNKGDKDMNKSQQDGDDLELMALGATAMRGHENGGKPAIYDEDESVYDEDAFSEQNIKHQNTFNSNSYSDSGGNRDSYYLESIEPTQPTSTIVGNPNGAMGKYNTAYGNTDNANGNRVNFI; the protein is encoded by the coding sequence ATGAAGTGGAACATTATATGGGTGCTAGTCATGATGATGGTCGGTGTGACTATGGGAGCTAGTGATGATAAAGGTAAGAAGGggaattatataaaatcgACGTCGTTGTTGACATGTATGGAAAATTCGTTATTTACGGCGTCGCATTTTGATGTGGTGTTTTATCCAGATAGTGGGAAGGTTTTTTTCGATATTACTGctatttctaatattgaTGGTAAGATCGCGGCACAGATTGATGTTATTGCGTATGGGCTTAATGTCTTGACGCGTAATATCTCGTTCTGTGACTTGAATTTCGAAACTATTTGTCCGTTAACAAGTGGACATATGGAATTGGACTCACACTACGATCTTTCTAAATCTATTACAAAGGAAATCCCTGGTGTCGCGTACACTATTCCAGATTTAGATGCCAGAGTTAGAGTGGTTGTATATGATGCAGAAGATAATACAAAGCAATATGCTTGTGTCGAAGCTGTCTTGAGTAACGGTAAGACTGTTCAAACCAAATATGCAGCATGGCCTATTGCAGCTATTTCGGGTTTGGGGGTTATCACTTCGGGTGTCGTTTCAATCATTGGTCATTCGAACACTGCAGCGCATATTGCGTCGAACTCGATGTCTTTATTCGTCTATTTCCAGTCATTAGCGATAACTTCGATGATGGCTGTCGCAATGGTTCCACCAATTGCAGCTGCGTGGGCCCAAAATTTCCAGTGGTCTTTGGGTATTATTAAAGTCGGTTTTGTCCAAAACATTGCAAATTGGTATATGCAAGCAACAGGTGGTACTCCAACCGACATTCTTGCATCATCGTATTTGTCGATTTCCgttcaaaagaataaatttaagAGATCTGCTGAGTATCTCTTAAACACCTTAATTGACAAACAAAGAGCTAATGATCATTTGACTCTTTTCAAGAGAGCCAGTATTTCTCTTGATTCCGACGATTTTGGTTACGGTGATTCGTTAGATTCATCATTATACTCCgttaatgaaaaagatgatgatttatcttcaaaaattttggttttaAGAGGTATCCAAAGAATTTCCTATTTAGcaggaattgaaattacCAGCTTGTTCATGACTAGTATTATGTTTTTGTTGTTTGTCGCCTTTGTTTTAGTTGTCTGCATATCTGCATTCAAGGCTATTATGGAAATTTGTATTCGTGctaaatttataaatgaagGTAAATTTAACGAGTATAGACAGCAATGGCGTTATATCATTAAAGGTTCCCTTTATAGATTACTTTTAATTGCATTCCCACAATTATCTGTAATGTGCATCTGGGAATTTACTACTCATGATTCTGGTGGAACcgttgttgttgctgtttTCTTATTGGCAGtggttttgattttgttggtTCAAGCGGCCATTAGAGTCTATTTATTAGGTAGAAGATCCGTCAGACAATTTAAAAATGCAGCCTATTTATTATATGGTGATGGAAAATTCCTTAATAAGTTCGGTTTTGTTTATGTTCACTTCCGTGCCGattgttattattttgtgaTGATCAATTTAATTTACATCTTcttaaaatcattatttgtcGCTGTTTTACAAAAACAAGGGAAAGCACAATCGGTCATAGTATTTGCCATTGAACTCATCTACTGTATCCTTTTGTGTTGGGTTAGACCTTTCATGGATAAAAGAACGAATGCATTTAACATTACTATTTCTGTTATTAATGCTATCAATGCACTTTTCTTCATGTTCTTCTCGTACATTTTCAAACAACCACATATCGTTGCTTCTGTTATGGCTATtgtttatttcattttgaatgcTGTATTTGCAttgttcttattattattcacCATTGTTACATGTGTTTTGGCCTTGGTTTATAAGAATCCAGATACAAGATATCAACCAATGAAGGATGACAGAGTTTCATTTTTACCTAGGTTCGACCGTAAAAATAAAGGTGACAAAGATATGAATAAAAGCCAACAAGATGGAGATGATTTGGAATTAATGGCTTTGGGTGCTACAGCTATGAGAGGCCATGAAAATGGTGGTAAGCCAGCCATttatgatgaagatgaatctGTATATGATGAGGATGCGTTTTCGgaacaaaatatcaaacaTCAAAATACTTTCAATTCTAACCTGTACTCTGATAGTGGAGGCAATAGAGACTCGTATTATTTAGAATCAATTGAACCAACTCAACCAACCTCAACTATTGTTGGTAATCCGAACGGTGCTATGGGTAAGTACAATACTGCTTATGGTAACACTGACAATGCAAATGGGAATAGAGTAAACTTCATATGA
- a CDS encoding DEHA2E03982p (similar to uniprot|P37297 Saccharomyces cerevisiae YLR305C STT4 phosphatidylinositol-4-kinase that functions in the Pkc1p protein kinase pathway) produces MDYSGIPRGSIRGDALKKLAKLSVENSPTCLQEASGETTDDFFNLLSHTTRNEKTQLSDVAISPKEFEVLIALCESTASDMKFPKQAKILIDKIRLYLLELPNQKFSNSVFDLTHKSSPWNFLGEKLTTAAINLGRKFNSLFLDKVLDLLAEFNEKLFHNKTFELSSYLTLLGFIEGLVGNAWIFHHSEKSFNTFITLDTCIDNFEFLNEAEIYSNVLYSQPNEYSSLIDRDVVCDFSPILYIERLSKLQCSIIDSILGNTQTSLLEYLLTKASRQYEDNDSNCDSNSSAGLMDVSEFHMNIIDKLSYMAVQKMEFLDRGETYIVYSSFNRLKTGYLAKSINLHIIGCGTFTDNVDILIAKKFLKNCLSIYDVMLDINLGLSVIQLGSLLVFKDEQVGPPITRAFTSLVANPKFDTTYCSISSKSVGLASKCFSQDAVVTTIYALTNLLFIGDDGVQARNSVKRNTALGRPPDKFAPRDLNISRSVSRFTSMNSLVNEKADPIVHDKASVGDYEESDYMRVCENAIIAIVDITQACNDETISTLAVTILSQKTAKLNSRIGDILLKGLVSCAPFLPNREFIILSKLLNKLSLDALEGGNSRLLNSLIKARISLSHKLEPDNPLFKIYLHEILQAIISKGDVRVLEHHRPHTEISEISDQIGIYLQPLAELLPDVHRGKSPLIINDTSTINLFRNIWFNMVVHGYSINSKNVKKYRVELERIAYNSPPLASELSWDRTETSLELNTVLRRGSSNHNVKDHRHIMGDIFEVNRTMSYPKLMFVSATVFVESLRVKSGDCSTILQCYSDPSIKTSSIDKYIGNISNKIVEDFVSLVNNGGNAQFTSENIAEQLTCMLALCCHRIEDLQDAALQSCDTLINKIPSSLCHHKSLFALFDLLTLLFESIVDADENQYEPKTSFRADRTGIQLLLPDSYKWRNETFKRFHDKAKSWLKLILVKCNVDVKALIQSYISGLETFQSDDKVQYGVSFALEMAGSVLANDRELSNVSKFVPQNFNTLPVFVSQLSWRSNLVTKLMDKVPLHSQDDTENAFNTMRQKVVEIKRKISDNQYNISNDETIDLLSELAGLALVSYNNSAEIIRYLVEIPFAIFESSIMKTATGIWFAVMKERPNLSVILLSEIAKKWESSIKMKQGLYSTNHDICNPEFAKMEYSPSDRKVVNRLGNATSKSFDPHMQIIKLFASNFEATLYQSDHLLKVFTRFVDFGLRELAIASLHPYARVVRFELIRFAFHVLNYHIKLGSRSVFSLTEAIFDATLSWFRQRASYPFGSNLLKTKADYSLLQETARLVSHTSAMKNNELESKKALIMFFLDDEISKISVWLNPINARDLKGKFTSSHISGIDISNAYKLDPILAVNLALRYKLKDLDQILQHLITENPLPAISYPDAVQYFIGINSRTNMPSHHLLFWEPLSPIDAITLFLPPFGSNPYILQYTMRSLEHHDTNLTFFYVPQIVQSLRFDAKGYVERFILETAKVSQLFAHQIIWNMLANSYKDEDSTEPDSLKPVLDRIQDSMLKSLSKEDFTFYEKEFGFFNEVTSISGKLKPYIKKSKAEKKVKIDEEMAIIEVKPGVYLPSNPDGVVVDINRKSGKPLQSHAKAPFMATFKIKKDVDDVDESGEQVKTQIEKWQSAIFKVGDDCRQDVLALQLISVFRTIWSNAGLDLFVYPYRVTATAPGCGVIDVLPNSVSRDMLGREAVNGLYEYFTTKFGPENSIEFQKARNNLIKSLAAYSIISYILQFKDRHNGNIMYDDQGHVLHIDFGFCFDIVPGGVKFEVAPFKLTHEMVMVLGGRSDTQAFQWFEELCVKGFLACRPYMETIVRTVNPMLESGLPCFKPHTIKKLRSRFAPRKSEKEASLYMRGLIKKSMESYYTKGYDEFQRITNGIPY; encoded by the coding sequence ATGGACTACTCTGGAATTCCACGTGGCTCAATTAGGGGAGATgctttaaagaaattagcAAAATTATCGGTTGAAAATTCCCCTACTTGTTTACAAGAAGCTAGCGGAGAAACAACGgatgatttcttcaatttgctATCACATACAacaagaaatgaaaaaacGCAGCTATCAGATGTTGCTATTTCTCctaaagaatttgaagttttgaTTGCATTATGTGAATCAACTGCATCAGACATGAAGTTCCCTAAGCAAGCAAAAATACTTATAGACAAAATTagattatatttattagaattaccAAATCAGAAGTTTTCCAATTCCGTATTTGATTTAACACATAAATCTTCTCCCTGGAATTTCCTTGGTGAAAAGTTAACTACTGCTGCAATCAATCTAGGtagaaaattcaattctctttttcttgataaGGTGCTAGATCTACTTGCTGAATTTAacgaaaaattatttcataaCAAGACATTTGAGCTATCCAGCTATTTGACCCTCTTGGGATTTATTGAAGGGTTGGTTGGGAATGCGTGGATCTTTCATCATTCAGAAAAGTCATTCAACACCTTTATTACGTTGGACACTtgtattgataattttgagTTTCTCAATGAAGCAGAGATTTATTCAAACGTTTTGTATTCGCAACCGAATGAGTATTCTTCGTTGATAGACCGTGATGTTGTTTGTGATTTCTCACCAATCCTTTATATTGAACGTTTAAGCAAATTGCAGTGCTCCATTATTGATTCCATTCTTGGTAACACTCAGACCTCTTTATTGGAATACTTATTAACGAAAGCTTCTAGACAGTATGAGGATAATGATTCCAATTGCGATCTGAACAGCTCTGCTGGGTTAATGGACGTTTCCGAATTTCATATGAacattattgataaattgtcCTACATGGCAGTACAAAAAATGGAATTCTTGGATAGGGGTGAAACATATATTGTGTATTCCAGCTTCAATAGATTGAAAACCGGATACTTAGCGAAGTCTATTAATTTACATATAATTGGGTGTGGTACATTTACTGATaatgttgatattttaattgcaaaaaaattcttgaaaaattgcttATCTATCTATGATGTTATGTTAGATATCAACTTAGGCTTAAGTGTTATTCAATTAGGATCCCTCTTAGTATTTAAAGATGAACAAGTTGGACCACCGATTACAAGAGCGTTTACTTCTTTGGTAGCAAACCCCAAATTTGATACTACGTATTGCCTGATTTCTTCGAAAAGTGTGGGGTTAGCAAGTAAATGTTTTTCTCAGGATGCAGTTGTTACTACTATTTATGCATTAACGaatttattgtttattGGGGATGACGGCGTGCAAGCTAGAAATTCAGTCAAGAGAAATACAGCGTTAGGAAGACCTCCTGATAAATTTGCTCCTAGAGACTTAAACATATCTAGAAGTGTTTCTAGATTCACATCAATGAATTCACTTGTTAACGAAAAAGCTGATCCTATTGTTCATGATAAAGCATCTGTAGGAGATTATGAAGAATCAGATTACATGAGAGTATGTGAAAACGCCATTATTGCAATTGTTGATATTACTCAAGCTTGTAACGATGAAACGATTAGTACTCTAGCAGTTACTATCTTATCCCAAAAAACTGCGAAATTAAACTCGAGGATTGGggatatattattgaaaggATTAGTATCATGTGCCCCATTTTTGCCTAATCgtgaattcattattttatctaaaCTATTAAATAAGTTATCCCTTGATGCATTGGAAGGAGGAAATTCTCGtctattaaattctttgatcAAAGCAAGAATTAGTTTGTCCCACAAGCTTGAACCTGATAATCCgttattcaagatttaCTTACATGAGATTTTGCAAGCGATTATCAGTAAAGGTGATGTTAGAGTGTTGGAGCACCATAGACCACACACTGAGATTAGCGAAATTAGTGATCAGATCGGGATTTATTTGCAGCCATTGGCAGAACTCTTGCCAGATGTTCATAGAGGAAAGTCTCCATTAATTATCAATGACACGTCTacaattaatttattcagaaatatttggtttAATATGGTAGTTCATGGCTATTCcattaattcaaaaaatgtaAAAAAGTACAGAGTTGAATTAGAAAGAATTGCATATAATTCACCGCCATTAGCTTCTGAATTATCTTGGGATAGAACTGAAACTTCTTTGGAATTAAATACTGTTTTGAGAAGAGGTTCATCAAACCACAATGTCAAGGATCACAGACATATTATGGGTGACATATTTGAAGTAAATAGGACTATGTCTTACCCGAAATTAATGTTCGTATCCGCTACTGTATTTGTTGAATCATTAAGAGTTAAATCGGGTGATTGTTCCACTATTTTGCAGTGTTATTCTGATCCTTCTATTAAAACTAGTAGTATCGATAAGTACATTGGTAACATTTCCAATAAGATTGTTGAAGACTTTGTTTCTCTAGTCAACAATGGAGGTAATGCGCAATTCACTTCGGAGAATATCGCTGAACAGCTAACATGTATGTTGGCACTCTGTTGTCATAGGATTGAAGATTTGCAGGATGCGGCTTTGCAGTCTTGTGATACCttgatcaataaaattccttcttctttatgCCATCACAAAAGTTTGTTCGCCTTATTTGATTTACTAACGCTCCTTTTTGAAAGCATCGTTGACGCTGATGAAAACCAATATGAGCCCAAAACATCCTTCCGTGCCGATAGAACTGGCATACAATTACTTTTACCGGATTCATACAAGTGGCGTAATGAAACGTTCAAACGTTTCCATGACAAAGCAAAGAGTTGGTTGAAGTTGATCTTAGTAAAATGTAATGTTGATGTTAAGGCGTTAATTCAATCTTATATTTCTGGCTTAGAGACATTTCAATCTGATGACAAAGTTCAATATGGTGTCTCATTTGCTTTAGAAATGGCTGGTAGTGTTTTAGCTAATGATAGGGAATTGTCTAATGTTTCAAAGTTTGTTCCTCAAAATTTTAACACCTTACCTGTATTTGTCTCCCAGTTAAGTTGGAGAAGTAATCTTGTTACTAAACTAATGGACAAAGTTCCACTACACTCTCAAGATGATACTGAAAATGCGTTCAATACTATGCGTCAAAAAGTGGTCGAAATTAAAAGGAAGATTTCTGATAATCAATACAATATATCCAATGATGAGACTATTGACTTGTTAAGTGAACTTGCGGGTTTAGCGCTTGTCTCTTATAATAATTCCGCTGAAATAATCAGATATCTTGTTGAAATTCCATTTGCCATATTTGAATCGTCTATTATGAAAACTGCGACTGGCATCTGGTTTGCTGTTATGAAAGAACGTCCTAACTTGTCTGTTATACTCTTGTCTGAGATTGCAAAGAAGTGGGAGTCATCAATTAAAATGAAACAAGGCTTATATTCCACGAACCATGATATTTGCAATCCTGAATTTGCAAAAATGGAATATAGCCCGAGCGACCGGAAAGTAGTAAACAGACTTGGTAATGCTACTAGCAAGAGCTTTGATCCCCACatgcaaataatcaaattatttgcGTCAAATTTCGAAGCAACATTATATCAAAGTGATCATTTACTTAAAGTATTTACTAGATTCGTTGACTTTGGCTTAAGGGAATTGGCTATTGCAAGTCTCCATCCATATGCTAGAGTTGTGagatttgaattaattagATTCGCCTTCCATGTTTTAAACTATCATATCAAATTAGGCTCCAGGAGTGTTTTCAGTCTTACCGAAGCAATATTTGATGCAACTTTGTCTTGGTTTAGACAAAGGGCAAGCTATCCATTTGGGTCTAATCTACTCAAAACTAAAGCCGATTATAGTCTATTGCAAGAAACTGCTCGTCTAGTATCACATACAAGCGCCAtgaagaataatgaattggagTCAAAAAAGGCACTCATCATGTTTTTccttgatgatgaaatttcaaaaatttctgTATGGTTAAACCCAATTAATGCTCGTGATTTAAAAGGAAAATTCACTTCCAGTCATATCAGCGGTATTGATATTTCGAACGCATATAAGTTGGATCCAATATTAGCAGTTAATTTAGCTCTCAGATATAAACTTAAAGATTTGGATCAAATTTTACAGCATTTGATTACAGAAAACCCATTGCCAGCTATATCTTATCCTGACGCCGTACAATACTTTATTGGTATAAATAGTAGAACTAATATGCCTTCTCATCACTTATTATTCTGGGAACCATTGTCGCCGATTGATGCAATAACATTGTTCTTACCTCCGTTTGGTAGCAATCCgtatattcttcaatatacCATGAGATCATTAGAGCACCATGACACAAATTTGACGTTCTTCTACGTTCCACAGATTGTTCAATCGTTGAGATTCGATGCAAAGGGCTACGTTGAAAGGTTCATTCTAGAGACTGCTAAAGTTTCGCAATTGTTTGCTCACCAAATTATTTGGAATATGTTAGCAAACAGTTATAAGGACGAAGATTCAACAGAACCGGATTCATTGAAGCCAGTCCTTGATAGAATTCAGGATTCAATGCTCAAATCCTTGAGTAAAGAAGATTTTACGTTCTACGAAAAGGAATTTGGTTTCTTTAATGAAGTCACAAGTATTTCTGGTAAATTGAAACCATACATTAAGAAGTCTAAGGCAGAAAAGAAGgtaaaaattgatgaagaaatggCTATTATCGAGGTCAAACCAGGCGTATACTTGCCAAGTAACCCTGATGGAGTGGTTGTAGATATCAACCGTAAGTCAGGTAAGCCTTTGCAATCACATGCAAAGGCTCCGTTCATGGCTACTTTCAAGATAAAAAAGGATGTGGATGATGTAGATGAACTGGGTGAACAGGTGAAAACCCAAATCGAAAAATGGCAAAGTGCTATTTTCAAAGTTGGTGATGATTGTCGCCAGGATGTTTTGGCACTTCAATTAATCTCTGTTTTTAGAACCATTTGGTCCAATGCTGGCTTGGATTTGTTTGTTTATCCTTACAGAGTAACTGCAACTGCGCCAGGTTGTGGTGTTATCGATGTACTCCCTAACTCGGTATCGAGAGATATGCTTGGTAGAGAAGCTGTTAATGGCTTATACGAATATTTTACTACTAAATTTGGCCCTGAAAACTCTATTGAATTCCAAAAGGCACGTAACAACTTGATCAAGTCGTTGGCTGCGTACTCCATCATCTCGTACATTCTTCAGTTCAAGGATCGTCACAATGGTAATATTATGTACGATGATCAGGGTCATGTGTTGCATATCGATTTCGGTTTCTGCTTCGATATAGTTCCTGGGGGGGTGAAATTCGAAGTTGCACCGTTTAAATTGACCCACGAAATGGTCATGGTGTTGGGAGGGCGTTCGGACACCCAAGCATTCCAGTGGTTCGAAGAGCTATGCGTGAAGGGATTCTTGGCGTGTAGGCCCTACATGGAAACCATTGTCAGAACCGTGAATCCGATGCTCGAAAGCGGCTTGCCATGCTTTAAACCACATACcatcaagaaattgagaTCGAGGTTCGCTCCTCGCAAGTCCGAGAAGGAGGCGTCGCTCTATATGAGAGGCCTCATCAAAAAATCGATGGAATCGTATTATACCAAGGGTTACGACGAGTTCCAGCGTATCACAAACGGGATTCCTTATTAG